AAAGCTGGGGTGCTTTTTTGTTAGCACTATTACCCCAATTCGCCGTGAAGAAATACTCAATTGCCATTCCTTCTCCGAAGAATCTCGGCATATCGATGAACATTTATCCTAAGAAGCTCTTCGACAATAGATAGGCCAATTGCCTATTTCAGAAAACTTTTTAACCTTTTTATCTATAATTTTTTATGAGCGAGCTAAGAACAAAAAATCAGTACGAAAAGCAGAATCCGCTAGATCAATATCCACGTCCTCCTTTTCCTCGGCAGCCTCAGGAACGCCCAGGTGTTATTGGTAAGATGGAACCTTTACCCGATCACGGTGAAAAAAGCTATCAGGGCTTCGGGCGATTAAAAGGACGTAAAGCATTGATTACTGGCGGTGATTCCGGTATTGGCCGGGCTACGGCTATTGCTTTTGCCCGCGAAGGGGCTGATGTAGCCATTAACTATTTGCCTGAGGAAGAAGAGAATGCCCGGCAGGTAGTTGAATTAATAGAGGCTGAAGGGCGCCAAGCTGTTTCTATTCCGGGAGATATTGTCCAAGAAGACTTTTGCCAAACGCTAGTAGAAGAAGCCGTAAGCAAATTAGGTGGATTAGATATTGTAGTAAACAACGCTGGTCGCCAAACCGCTCAGCAATCGATTGAAGAGCTGACCACCGAGCAATACGACAACACTTTCAAGGTAAATGTGTACGCCCCCTTCTGGATTTGTAAGGCGGCTGTACCCCATCTAGAAGCCGGAGCTTCCATCATTAACACTGCTTCAGTGCAAAGCTTCGATCCATCAGAGAGTCTGCTCGACTACGCCCAAACGAAGGCCTGCAATGTGGCTTTCACTAAAGCCCTTTCGCAGCAAATGGCTGAAAAAGGTATACGGGTAAACGCCGTAGCTCCCGGCCCATTCTGGACTCCGCTCCAATCAAGTGGAGGACAGCCCCAGGATAAAATCGAAGAATTTGGCTCTACTACCCCGATGGGTCGCCCCGGCCAACCAGCGGAAATAGCTCCTATCTACGTGTTGTTGGCATCGCAAGAATCAAGCTATATGACGGGCGAAGTGGTAAGCGTAACCGGAGGAATGATGCCGTACTAAAGTGATTGACCACTAAAGGGATGAAAGAATCCGGGGCTACGTAGCTTCGGTTTTTTTGTGAGTGATACGAAAATGTTCTACCAAGAAAGTAGTAGTCTGCTAAACCCATTTGATATTTTATCGTACCTTTATTCTAACAAGGATTTGGTTCCAAAGTCTGAATGAATAAACTAGCACGTTCATACCGATTCATCGCCACTGTTTTAGCACTGCTGATATTAATTTCATCGGTGGGGTTTAGTGTGAACATGCACTTCTGCATGGGTGAGCTAGTGAGCGTAAGCCTCTTTGGTGAGGCAGAACCTTGTGCTATGGCTGCCAGTGAGCCGTCCTGTCACGCATCTGATACAGCTAAAATAAGCAAAATGGACTGTTGTCAAGACAGTTCGTTCTCGGTAAAATCGGAGGCTGAGGCTGCTACTTCCTACACAGTAGAGATTCCCCGGTCAGCACTAACCTCGCTAGTTTTACTGCCTTTCTTACCATTAGATTTCCTGCTTCCTACGACCAGCATTCTTACTGATTATCCCTATCTGGCGTATAAACCGCCTCTGCTGAGCCAAGATGTTCCTGTATTGGTTCAGTCACTCCTTATTTAAATCATCTTTTCTTCTGACGCAGAATATTCACTAGCAATGCTAGCGGGTATTCGCTATGTGTTGGTTGCTATTCTGAAGTACGTGGCCTTCAAAAAGAATAGCATGAATTATAATTATCTGATTACTAGATTATTAAAAGAAGAAAAGATGCAAAGAATATTCGTATTCATCAGTTTAGGCATGTTCTTGCTGAATGCAAAAGTTTATGCTCAAGGCCCACCTATTACAACCGATAAACCCATTATGCTGGGGGCTAAAACTGTTATTCTGAAAACCCTAACCGAAGTTAGAAGTACCGAAGAAGGAACATTCGTTAATGCTCCACTAATGGTACACTACTTAGTTACTTCCAATAGTTTGGTAGCCGTTCATGTTCCCTATACCAGATACAACTTTTCTAGCTCCGAGCGAGAAGATGGCAGCAGTTTGGGAGATATTCAACTACTGGCTAAGTATCAATTTTACAAGAAAGACGGAACGGGTAAAACCTTCCGAACGGTAGCTAAAGCACTGCACACCCTCCCCACCGGAGAAGATATAAATATTATGGGAATGGGCTTAGGTGCCCACCAAACATACTTAGGCGTAGTGGCTGGTTACGAAAGCTTACAGCTAGGAGTTTCTAATGAGTTGGGCTATAATCAGGTTTTTGGTAAAGACTTTGATGAGTTACGGTACAAACTAGGGTTTGGCCTACCGCTGCTCAAGCCTACCTATCCGGTTAAAAAGATAAACCTATACTTTGAGTACCAGAACAGTTGGCTAGTCAACCGAGACGAGGTATTGCTGCTGTACGCCCAAGGTTTGCAGTACGCTCGAGGTCGACTAACCATAGAGGCATCGGTGCAATTTCCGCTGTATCAAAATTTACCGGACAACCAACGCTGGAACCAAAGCCTGTTTTTGGGAACCCGTTACATATTTTAAATCATAAATAAAAATACCATGAAAAATTCAATCATATTCGTTTTAGCGCTATTAGTATTTACTCCGCTGGCAAACGCCCAGTCCAATCAAAGAGATAAATATACTATACAAGTAGACGGTTTAGGCTGTCCGTTTTGTGCCTACGGTTTAGAGAAGAAATTCAAAGAGTTCAAAGGAATCGACGATGTGAAAATCGCGATGGAAACCGGTATCTTCACGTTCTCCTACCCAGCCGATAATCCGCTAACGGTAGAGCAAGTAGAACAGCAAGTAGAACTAGCCGGATACACCCCCATGAGTACCGAAATTGCCCGAGCCGATGGAAGCATTGAGACTGGAAAAGAAGGGCAGGTTGCTGATAGCCGTACTGAAGCATCAGATTTGCTTCGCTCAGAAATGTTCGTAGCCGGAAATTGCGAAATGTGTCAGGCCAGAATTGAAAAAGCCGCCCTGAAAGTTAACGGAGCAACCCAAGTAAACTGGAATGTACAAACCAAAATGCTAACCGTTACCTACGATGCTGCATCTACTTCGGAAACTGCCATCTCAGAGGCTATTGCCGCAGTGGGGCATGATACCGAATTTACCCAGGCTCAAGATAGTAAATACGAGAAACTGCCGGCTTGCTGCCTGTACCGGAAGTAACGTATCTCGTGCCTAAAAATCGACCAACGGTTCCGTATCACGACACTGCCGAAAATATGAATATCACGACGAATTATAGCCGAACCAGATTACTTTTGATAAGCTTACTGGCTACTATCTGGTTTGCCTCCTGTGGGCGAACCGACTGGCAAGAGACCGCTACAATTGACGTACAAGAGCACACCCCAATTGGGTTGGTATTGTTAGAGGAAGCCCTCTGGATTTCTGACGGAGATAATAATCAATTAGTGAAACTAACACAGCAAGGCGATGTAGAAGCCATAGTTGCTGATTTGGACAGACCAATGCACCTGGATACCGATGGTGAAAGCTTGATAGTGCCGGAGTACGGCTCCGACCGAATAGTAAAGATTACGGGCAACAGCACTCAAGAACTTACCATTCCTGATAGCTTAGATGCGCCAGCGGGCGTTTCGGTGCTGGGAAACGAAATGGTCATTGCCGACTTCTATAATCATCGGGTGCTGTACTCGGACGGAAAAAGCTGGCAATCTTTTGGCAAGAAAGGAAGCAACGAGGGTGAATTTAACTATCCAACCGATGTGCAGGTTACTCCAGACAAAATTTATGTAGCCGATGCCTACAACCACCGCGTTCAGGTTTTTGATAAGTCAGGGGCGCACTTGCAGACGATTGGGCAACGCCAGCAGATGAATGCTGCTACGGGCATCTTTGTGTCAGACAACGAGTTGTTCGTAACTGATTTTGAAAATAATCGAGTGCTGATTTTCGATTTAGCTGGAAACCTACTCCAGACTATTTCGGATAAACTTGATAAGCCCACCGATATTGTAGCGAGTGGCAACCGGATGTGGATTACCAACTACGGCGGAAGAAACGTAACAGTATACAAACGGTAGTAATTTGCAATTTATGGCGTTAAAACCAATAAACCCTTAAATCACAATATCACCCATTTCTTCTCTTACAGTAGAAGTTTGCTCCGTTTTCATTAGGGCTAATCCAAAAGTAATTGGTCCTACTCTGCCCAAAAACATGAGCATAATAATGAAGATTTTACCCAGAGGTGTAAGTGCTCCGGTAATTCCGGTACTCAAGCCCACCGTTCCTAAAGCTGAGGTAGCTTCAAAAATCACTTCGAAGATAGGATGTTCTTCTACTTGGCTTAGAAGAAAGATACCAACCCCTAGCACAATAATGTAAAAAAAGAAGTTAGTAGCAGCCAGTCTTACCTTATCGGGTGGTATGGTTCGTTGGGAAAAAGTAATGTATTCTTTGCCCCGTAGCGTACACATCATTACTGCGTACAATGCCGTAATGGTGGTAGATTTAATACCCCCTCCGGTACCCGAAGGAGAAGCTCCCGAAAGCATCATTACGACAATTAGAAATAGCACGCCACTGGATAAATCGCCAATAGCGTACGTATTAAAACCAACCGTGGTGGAAGCCGTCATCACCTGAAATATTGCAACCAGAAGACTATTTTCCGAACTATAAGAATCAAACTGACTTTCCGCTAGAAAAACGATAAATGACCCTACTGAAATAAATACTAACGTAAACCTGAGAATAATCCGACTGGTGTAGGTGAGTTGTTTCTTTCTGCCGGTTACCCGTAGGTAAACATCTGAAAAAACAATGAACCCAATTGAGCCACCCAATGCCAGCAACGTGATAATAAGATTGATCCAAAAGTTAAACTTAAAGTCTTCTAAACTATTGTTGAACAGGCTGAAGCCTGCGGTACAAAATGCGGAAATACTATGAAAAATAGCCTGCCAAAATGCATCGGGAGTATCAGCTTGCCGAAATAGGAAAAAGAGCGCCAGTGCTCCTACCGCTTCAATACTAAAAGCAAAAATAACCACGCTGCGAATAAACTCAACAATTGAAAATCCTTCAGGAAGGCTAAAGTCCGTTTTAATGAGACTCTCACTTAACGTAGATATTTTTTTACGATTAGCTAATACAACAAACGAAGCCAGCGACATGTAGCCAATACCCCCGATCTGTATCAGGAGAATAATAATAATCTCGCCGGCTAAGTTGTAGCTATCGGGTGTGCTTACCGTAATGAGTCCGGTAGTAGATACAGCAGAGATTGCCGTAAACAGAGCGTCTAAAAACGAAACTGGTTCCTCGTGAACAAAAGGTAGGGAAAGAAGAATAGCGCCCACAATCATGAGGGTAATGTACCCCAACATTAGCAATGTATAGGGATTGATACTGCTAATAAAACGGGAGAGTGCTGACATAAATATTTTAGTTGAAAAAGATGTTCGTAATCTACAAGATAATTGATTAGCATTTGTTTGTTTCAACCACAAATCATTACATCGATGCAACTTATTTGGATAGTAAAATGTCTTATTAATGGTGTTTTGGCAAATTTTATACGCCTTTAATCACTGATAACCAACCTTTTAACTATGAGAAACAGAAATATATTATTCTGGGGATTGCTGGGTAGCGGCATTCTCTTTGTACTCTTTTTGATTATTGTTGGCAACATTTTAACTATTGGCGATAACATTGCTGAGATTCATCCCTACCTGAGCTATGCTTTCTACCTAGTAACGGTTTTATTGCTCTTTTTTCTGATTATTCGCCCGCTACTTAGTGTATTCACTCTTCCTGAAATTAAGGCCGGACAGTTTTTGGACGAAGATATGAGCGACCCTGGCTCGAAGGAAGCTCGTAAAGTAGCCAAACAGCTTATTGGGCAGGGCCAACTGGAACCAACAGAAAAGAATGAACTGAGTCGCCTGCTTAAAAGTGGACAAGATCCTTCCGAAGCATTAGGGAGAATTTTTGACGGTCGGCTCGACCGGATGGATAATATTGTGCATCGGCACGCTAAGCAGGTCTTCATTTCCACAGCTTTATCTCAGAACGGACGACTAGATGCCATTTTGGTACTTATGATTAACTTCCGTATGATGAAGGAGCTAGTGCGTAACTACGGTTATCGGCCTACCTACGGGCAGTTGGTTAAAACCTACACAAAGGTATTGGCGGCAGCTCTCATTGCCGATGGTATCGAAGATACCCAATTGGCTGAAATTTTCCCGCAGATTAGTCGGGGCTTTTTAGGAGTTATACCTGGGCTGGGCACTCTCTCTTCTTCTATTTTGCAAGGTACCGGAAATGCTTTTCTAACCCTTCGGGTTGGCTACATCACCAAAGGGTACTACGCTATGGCGGGGCAGGGTTTATCCCGCCGCGAGCTTCGGGTTTCAGCTAACAAAACTGCCATCAAGAAGCTTTCGCTAATTGTACGTGAATCACTACTGGTATTTCCTCGCGAGGCTCAGCGCAAAGCTAAAGAAGTGCTAAAGTTTGTGTAATCTTCCCTAAAGATCGTTGAACACAGTGGTTGATATACATATCTATTCGTACTAGTACACTGTGTAAAAAGTGATTATACATTTTAAATGTCATTGCGAGCGTTCCACACTGGATAGGAACAAGCATCGCAATCTTGCGCTACGGCGAGCGGTACGTGAGATTGCGGCATCGGCCGTCCGACACGCTGCTCATTCTTCACAGCTCGCAATGACGGCACTAACACAACATACAGAAACTTAGTCTACAGTGTACTAGCTGTTGATATTTGCCTCACTTTGTGGAGATAAAAACAGATATACTACTGCTTTATCTTATTTAATCTCTGTAGTATTTGTGATCGTGCCTAAAAAAATAGTATTGCTTTAATAAATTTAAGTAATACCTGCTTATATTCGTCTGTGGTATTTTTTTTGAACGTAGTTATAGTAAGATATCACTACATCTAGCAACCTATCTAAGTCCGTGGCGAGATTTCTGAAAAATATTATCCCAGTACTTGTACTACTTTCTGCCCTGATATTTGTCATCCCCACCCGTACCTACTTGGTCGATACCATTCAGTCTTTTGCTCTTCAAACAATGCTAGTGTATGGGTTTGTTGCTATCGTATTAATGGTAGGCCGACAAAAAAAACTAGCAGCCTCTTTTTTTATGGCATTCTCGGTAATTTTAGCATACGTAGTCTCATCTCTGAACACTTCCAATACTCAAGATTATCAGTTTGAAGAGCACGCATTTCGTGTAGCGAATTTTAATGTGCTGGAGAGTGATACCCAATACGACGAAATAGCCGGAGAAGCCCACAGCACTCAGGCTGATTTATTATCTTTTCAAGAGATAGACAGTTTGCTAATGGCTGAACTGACGGTTCGGCTAGAGGAAAAGTATCCTTATTACCACGAAGCTTACAGTACTGAGCAAGAAGTTACCGGAGTAGCGGTGTTTTCTAAGTACCCCGTTGAAGGCTTTACGGCTTACTACTGGGGAGGCCAGCCTAACCTAACGGGCAATGTACTACTACCGGATACTAGCGTTCATTTTGTAGCCACTCACACATTATCTCCCTACAGCCCGAATCGGTATACTAAGCGCAATCAGCACCTACAGCAGTTGGCTCGTTACTTAGAAGACATAGAAGGAGCAGTATTAGCAATTGGCGGTTTTAACGCAATTCCTTAAAACTATTTTAATCGTATGGTTTAGTGCTTCTCAAGGAATAGATAGGAAAAAGGCAGATTGTGAAGGCGTATGACATTGGGTAAGTACCGAAGCAGTAATAGCTGTACCCCGTTACTCATCGCTGTTTAAGCCTTCTTTGTTCACTGACGGTAAGTATAACGTGAAGGTAGCTCCTACTCCTTTCTTAGAAGCGAGAGAAATACTTCCACCCAGCAGATGGGTTGCCTCACGCACAATGTACAACCCTAGCCCTGAGCCATTTGTACTCGTAGTTGCCCGGAAAAACATATCAAATACTTTGCTCTGAATTTCCGTTGGTATACCAATTCCATTATCTTCTACAATCAGTTCTACTCCCTGAAGGTGCGACTGCACCGATATAGTTACACTAGGCTGCTCGGCGTACGGATTGAAGTACTTGATGGCATTAGAGAGCAGGTTATTAAGAATCATCCGTACTCGTGAAATATCAGAGAAGAAGACTAAATTATCTGCGATATTTAAGTTGATCTCAATATTAATGGAGCTTCGCAAGAAATAAAGACCGTCTAGCACATCGGCAATAATATGCTGAAAATGAATTGGTTCGGTACTAATCTCGATACGGGAATTACGGGAGTAGTCAATAATTTCCTGGATAGTTTCGTCTAATCGGTGGATGCTATTTTCAATCAGTTGTAAGTACTGCTCGCGCTCGTTGAGATTACTATTTCCTTCCAGTAAAGAGACCAAGCCTAGCACCGAAGCAAGGGGTGCTCGCAAATTATGGGATGTGCTATAAACAAATTGATCTAGTTCAGCATTTGATTTCTCTAAGGCAGTTACATTTTTGCGAAGTTGCTCTTCCGCATTTTTTAAAGTAGTGATATCAAGATTTACTCCGGTCATACGCACCGGTTCTTCCTCAAGAAAGGTAACTTTAGCGTATGACTTAATGTGCCGTATTTGGTGCGTATCCTGCCGAATAATTCTGAACTCTACATCGTAGTTTCGTCGCTTTTGCAGAGCAGCGGATTTTTCATCTTGAACACGCTTACTGTCGTCTGGATGCACAACATCCTTCCACGCTATCCGGTCATCTGCTTTGTCCTTAGGGTTTACCCCGAACATCTGACAGGTACGTTCATCCCAAACCATGTGGTTTTGCGGGATTATCCAGTCCCAGATACCAATATTGGCCGACTCGGTAGCAATAGCTAGCCGCTTTGAGTATTCTTTAATGGCCTGTTCACTCTTTTGCTGCTCGGTAACATCCCGAAAATTAGATACCAACCCCTGAATGCTTTCGTCCATCAGTAGATTCGTCATAACTGATTCTACCCAAATAACTTCTCCATCTTTACGCACTATGCGGGAAAGACTACTAAATCGCTCTCGAGGGTTAGCAATAGCATTGTGCATTATTCCCCCAACCAGCGGAAGGTCTTCCGGAAATATGTAGTCACGGGCGTAGTTACCCACTAATTCTTCAGCAGTATACCCAGTTACACTCGCCACCGAAGGGCTAGCGTAGGTAATTACTCCTTGGGTATCGTACATCATAATAGCATCGAAGCTCTTCTCGGTGAGGCTCCGAAACTTCTTTTCGCTTTTTAGTAATAGCTCGTTAAGTTCTTGAGTACGAGCCAAAGTCAGTTTCAGTTTCTGCTGACTTTCTTGCAGTTTTTCATTTAGCCTCTGGCTTTTCGCCAGCAACTCCGCGTTGGCTTGCTCAGTAAGTTTTTGCTGATGAACGCTGCGAATAGAAGTCACAACCTCTTGCTTCTTTCCCTCCTGCACCAACTGGGCGGTTACTTCTACCCAATAGTACTGACCATCTTTTCGGCGTTTACGGTATTGGTAACGAACACATTCTCCCGCTAATACCTGCTCTAAGTGTTCCGATGCTTTGGCATGATCATCGGGATGAATCCAGTTGAACGGCGAAGTGCCTAACAATTCTGATGGTTTAAACCCGGTTAGACTCTCACATGAGGGTGATACATAATTGTACGTTCCGTCTAAGTCGTGCTTACTCACCATGTCTGCTACGTTTTCCGTCAGTAGTTTATGCTGGCTACGACTATCCAATAGTGGCTGATTCAGCTGGATATGATGCAACGCTTTGCCTAAGATAACCCCCAGCGATTTGAGTGACTCCAATAGTTCATCTGTTTTCGGTTCAACTTGCGTAGAACTGACAAACAACACATAACCAGTAAGCTCTTGTTGATACACTACGGGAATAGCTACAACTGACTCCAAGTTTAGCATATTGAGAAACCACCTTTCACGATGAGCCTCTCTGGGCAAGTTCTTGATACCTGAAATCTCAAAAGATTCACAGCGCGAAGCTCGCTCAGTCCACCAAGGAAAGTTTTTTATGGATAGCTGACTAACGTCACTGCTTAAAGGAAATACCTCCGGAGAAGAATACTCGTAAGTAAGCCGCCCTTCCAACTGGTCCTTTTTCTGTTCTCGCACGTATACCAGCCCTCGCTGAAAACCTAAAAATTGCGCGATAACTTTTAGTGCTTCGCTAACCGTAGGGTGTACGGTCTCAGAAGTAACCTCCATGAGTTGCATAGAAGTAGTTAGCAGCTTTTGATTTAATTGACTAAGCTGCTCGAGCCGTAAAGTTTCTTCTTTTTCGTTGCCAACATCATGCCCTACTCCCTGCACTCCAATTGTTTTTCCTTGTTCATCAACTAGTCCCACAAACTCCCAATAAGTAGTAGAGTAAGCACCGTTACTTTGCGCTTTTCGAAGCTCGATGGGCAGGGGTTCACGCGGACTTTGAATACACCGAAGCGTAATCTGTTCGCATTTATCTTCGTCATCAGGATGTAGATTTTCAGAGAAAGGCTGACCAATGTACTCCTCTTTGTCGCCAAATTTATATTCATACGCAGTATTTACAAACATGATATTCCCATGCAAATCAATCTGAAACAGATAGTTTACCTGAGAGCTGAGGATGAAATTTGACGAGTCTCCGTAAACTTGTGTAACAGCAAACTTCCGAAGATGAGGTACTCTCGACATAAGCGACAAATATTAGAGAGTCAATATTCTAAACCAGTTTACCTACTAATACTAGAGAACCATTACTTAATCAAATACTTGGCGAGTAGCTAGAAACTATTAAAACCGGATGTTCTAACTTTATCTGTCTACTACTTATATTTTCAAAAATATAGTCATTAGATGAAATATAATAATAATTAAAAAGAAAAAATCAATAATTTTCACAATAAATATGTACAATTATTTTGTTTTTTTCTCTTAAACATGTTAATGTTAACGACAGTGTAGCCCTCGATGGTAATAGCTTACTGATAACATTTACAGCTCCAATAATACCTCCTTTCAGGGTATACACTTATAATGATCTTTCACTGTTTTTAGGGGAATAGCCGTTCGCTTTACCAATTTGCTTACTTAAGATGCGAAGACTTTAATTCACTTTTTCACAAACGAGTAGGCTGATACATTGGGAATAGCCACCGGCTGAACCTCCTGAAACTGGAACAAATGGTCAATAGATTGATCACGGTTCCAGTGGCGGTGCATCACTAGTGCTGCTCCTAAAGCCGAAGCATTATCTAGCTCAGTAGTATAAAACCGAATAGTTGGAAAATGAGCAGCCAGCAGTCGCATAAATAGCTGATTGGCGCAGAAACCACCGGAGATAAAGACTTTCTGTGGGGGTGTTTGCCCGGTGACTAGCTGCATTGAGATAGCCTGCATTTCCACCAGATTGAGAATAAGCTGGTGGTAAGCTTCTTCGTAGTTAGTAAATTGACTTAAATCAGTAGAAGGTTCTGTAAAATTGGGAAGAGGACCGGTTTGTTGCATCGTCTGAGGATAGAAATGCTGCCCTGTACCAGTGTTTGACAGTAGCTTCTTAAGCAGTTCTTCATCGGGAACAATGGAGCGATGATAGTCTGATGATTTACCGAAATGTTCGGCTAGTCGTGCCTCTTGGTAATCGTGCTCGCGCCCCATAAGAATACGAGATGCTTTTACCGACATGCCTCGGTAATTGATATACTGTAAACAATCTTTTCGTAGCTCATCATCAGTCAGTGGCTCTTCGTTAAACGGATTCAGGGTAATATTCCAGGTGCCGGAAGATAAAAGCATAAACGATTCTTCAAACGCTAGTAGATAGGGAACCAGCGAAGCCGAGCTATCATGAATGCCCACTCCACAAAGTATATTGCTATTATTGTTAGAAACCACCTCATACGAGTGAGTAGCTACTACCGGAGGGAGCGTAGCATCAATCTTTTCAGCGTACACCCAGTCGTGACTTCGGTCGTGAGAAAAATCCCAAAGAGCCGTATGACAACCTAGGCTGGTAATCTCGTTAAAGCATTTTCCATGAATGAGGTAAGCAAAGTACTGCGGAAGGTGTAGTGACCGCCAGATGTTGCGGTACATCTCAGGCTTGCGGTGTTTGAGCCAATACAACTGCAAGCCCGAATTAAGCATTCCCAACCGAGGAGAAGCGGTCTGGCGAGTAAAGGTTTCTTCGCCACCGTACTGATTGTACAACTGTTCGGCTAAGCCTTCAGGGTATGGTTTCAGATAATTGTACAGCGGAGTAGCCGGATGCCCCCGCTCATCGAGGTGAACAAAAGATGCTCCGTAGGCTGATACATTGAGGGCCTGTATTGCAAATTTCTTGTTTCTCTTAACGGCTTTGA
This region of Tunicatimonas pelagia genomic DNA includes:
- a CDS encoding FGGY-family carbohydrate kinase; this translates as MNEPVIAIYDIGKTNKKLLLYDRSYRIVYQDQTNLPETIDDDGYPCEDVEKTSQWVKKSFKAVKRNKKFAIQALNVSAYGASFVHLDERGHPATPLYNYLKPYPEGLAEQLYNQYGGEETFTRQTASPRLGMLNSGLQLYWLKHRKPEMYRNIWRSLHLPQYFAYLIHGKCFNEITSLGCHTALWDFSHDRSHDWVYAEKIDATLPPVVATHSYEVVSNNNSNILCGVGIHDSSASLVPYLLAFEESFMLLSSGTWNITLNPFNEEPLTDDELRKDCLQYINYRGMSVKASRILMGREHDYQEARLAEHFGKSSDYHRSIVPDEELLKKLLSNTGTGQHFYPQTMQQTGPLPNFTEPSTDLSQFTNYEEAYHQLILNLVEMQAISMQLVTGQTPPQKVFISGGFCANQLFMRLLAAHFPTIRFYTTELDNASALGAALVMHRHWNRDQSIDHLFQFQEVQPVAIPNVSAYSFVKK